One genomic segment of Rubeoparvulum massiliense includes these proteins:
- the ispG gene encoding flavodoxin-dependent (E)-4-hydroxy-3-methylbut-2-enyl-diphosphate synthase, whose amino-acid sequence MYKRTETRPVRVGNLQIGGKNEVIIQSMTTTKTADVAATVEQIHRLEEAGCQIVRVTVNNMEAAEAIKQIKEQVQIPLVADIHFDYRLALKAIENGIDKVRINPGNIGKREKVEAVVNACKKRGIPIRIGVNAGSLEKRILDKYGYPTADGMVESALYHIGILEDLDFHDIIVSLKASDVRLAIAAYQKAAATFSYPLHLGITEAGTKFSGTIKSAAGLGTLLAAGIGDTMRISLSTDPVEEVKVARELLKSFGLISNAATLVSCPTCGRIEINLFDIANEIEAYISKINVPIKVAVLGCAVNGPGEAREADIGIAGARGEGLLFKHGEVVRKIPEDQMVEELKKEIDLLVRERKENQQSTN is encoded by the coding sequence ATGTACAAACGAACTGAGACTCGCCCTGTTCGTGTGGGAAATCTACAGATCGGTGGTAAGAATGAGGTGATCATCCAATCGATGACCACCACGAAGACAGCTGATGTAGCTGCGACGGTTGAACAAATACATCGCCTTGAAGAAGCAGGCTGTCAAATCGTTCGGGTAACTGTAAACAATATGGAGGCAGCAGAAGCGATTAAGCAGATCAAGGAACAGGTTCAGATCCCCTTGGTGGCAGATATTCACTTTGACTATCGTCTTGCCTTAAAAGCCATCGAGAATGGTATCGATAAGGTACGGATCAATCCAGGCAATATCGGGAAGCGCGAGAAGGTGGAAGCGGTTGTCAATGCCTGTAAGAAACGGGGAATTCCCATCCGGATTGGCGTAAACGCAGGCTCGCTGGAAAAACGTATCTTAGACAAGTATGGATACCCCACAGCTGATGGTATGGTGGAAAGTGCCTTATATCATATTGGAATTCTTGAGGATTTGGACTTCCATGATATTATTGTCTCTCTGAAAGCATCAGATGTACGGTTAGCCATCGCTGCTTATCAGAAAGCAGCAGCTACTTTTTCATATCCACTTCACCTAGGCATTACCGAAGCAGGCACAAAGTTCTCTGGAACCATTAAAAGTGCAGCAGGATTAGGTACACTACTGGCTGCAGGAATTGGGGATACCATGCGGATCTCCCTCTCCACCGATCCGGTGGAAGAAGTGAAGGTGGCGCGAGAGCTTCTTAAAAGCTTTGGTTTGATCAGTAATGCAGCGACCCTTGTTTCTTGTCCCACATGCGGTCGGATTGAGATCAACCTTTTTGATATTGCCAATGAGATTGAAGCGTATATCTCCAAGATCAATGTCCCCATTAAAGTGGCTGTACTAGGGTGTGCAGTGAATGGCCCTGGTGAAGCACGGGAAGCAGATATTGGAATCGCTGGCGCACGTGGGGAAGGACTTCTCTTCAAGCATGGCGAAGTGGTTCGTAAAATTCCTGAAGATCAAATGGTGGAGGAATTGAAGAAGGAGATCGATCTCTTAGTACGCGAACGTAAAGAGAATCAGCAATCTACGAACTAG
- the rseP gene encoding RIP metalloprotease RseP codes for MNITSILAFIFVFGLLVASHEFGHFIVAKRSGILCREFAIGMGPKILSIQKGETRYTLRLLPIGGYVRMAGQDPEMDDIKRGQTVGLRLTEEGKVKEIVLVSTKLDTCDRVGEVSEIDLAHQLKLQLQMEGEAEEFAVLDDAKLIYAQEAVQIAPFNRQFGGQSVRKRAASIFAGPLFNMILAFIILLGIFLMTGVPSDQPIIGQVAEQVTINGDTMAAPAKASGLQANDRITSVNGTPTTTWMEMVEEIRKYPNQEVSITYERNGVTESTIITPIENNGNGYIGVSQAKTKSILGSITNATTTTYDYSVLILKSVGMLVTGEVSWQELSGPVGIFEYTSDFAAMGLVMLLNWTAILSVNLGIFNLLPFPALDGGRLVFIGVEALRGRPIDPKKEWMVNLVGLALLMLLVIAVTWKDIERFYL; via the coding sequence ATGAACATCACGTCCATCCTTGCGTTTATTTTTGTGTTTGGACTTCTCGTGGCTTCCCATGAATTTGGTCACTTTATTGTGGCGAAGCGTTCGGGGATTCTTTGCCGAGAATTTGCCATTGGTATGGGGCCAAAAATATTATCGATTCAAAAGGGTGAGACCCGATACACGCTCCGCTTATTACCCATTGGTGGTTATGTACGGATGGCTGGACAAGACCCTGAGATGGATGATATTAAACGTGGACAGACGGTGGGTCTCCGCCTGACAGAAGAGGGCAAGGTGAAGGAGATCGTTTTGGTCTCTACCAAGCTAGATACATGTGATCGTGTTGGTGAAGTATCGGAGATTGACCTTGCTCACCAATTAAAGCTTCAGCTTCAAATGGAAGGTGAAGCTGAGGAGTTTGCTGTTTTGGACGATGCAAAGCTGATCTATGCTCAAGAGGCTGTACAAATTGCCCCATTCAATCGCCAATTTGGCGGACAAAGCGTGAGGAAACGAGCTGCGAGCATTTTTGCAGGTCCCCTCTTCAATATGATTCTGGCGTTTATTATCCTCTTGGGGATCTTCCTGATGACTGGGGTACCTTCTGATCAACCGATTATCGGGCAAGTGGCTGAGCAGGTGACCATCAATGGTGATACCATGGCTGCACCAGCAAAAGCCAGTGGTTTGCAAGCCAATGATCGGATCACCTCCGTCAATGGAACTCCAACTACAACTTGGATGGAGATGGTAGAGGAGATCCGCAAATATCCCAACCAAGAAGTTTCCATTACCTATGAACGGAATGGTGTAACAGAGAGTACCATCATTACTCCCATTGAGAATAATGGGAATGGCTATATTGGTGTCTCGCAAGCAAAGACCAAGTCCATCCTTGGTTCAATTACTAATGCCACTACAACAACGTATGACTATTCGGTGCTGATTCTTAAGTCCGTTGGTATGCTCGTCACGGGTGAGGTCTCTTGGCAGGAGCTTTCAGGACCTGTAGGGATCTTTGAATATACCTCTGACTTTGCTGCCATGGGCTTGGTGATGCTACTAAATTGGACAGCGATCTTAAGCGTCAACTTGGGGATCTTTAATCTCCTACCTTTTCCTGCATTGGACGGAGGACGCCTCGTCTTCATCGGTGTTGAAGCATTGAGGGGACGACCCATCGATCCGAAGAAGGAATGGATGGTGAACCTTGTAGGTCTTGCCTTATTGATGCTGTTAGTCATTGCTGTAACGTGGAAGGATATAGAACGCTTCTATTTATAG
- a CDS encoding 1-deoxy-D-xylulose-5-phosphate reductoisomerase gives MKKLAILGSTGSIGTSSLDVIRQHREEFQVVALAAGTNITILMEQIKEFQPELVSVASAELATQLRHSLQEQALSSLPEIHYGDEGLIAVATHPAAEVVVTAVVGTMGLRPTLAAIRQGKNIALANKETLVAAGHLVMQEAEEQGVSVVPVDSEHSAIFQVLQGENQRAIQRIILTASGGAFRDLTRDELEHVTVEGALNHPNWRMGAKVTIDSATMMNKGFEVMEAHWFFKMPYSHIEVLLHDESIIHSMVEFRDQAILAQLGTPDMRVPIQFALTYPDRLPLNSQSLNLAQLGTLHFRPMDFDRYPCIKWAFEVGEMGGTMPAVFNAANEIAVASFLDGRISFLSIENMIEAVLEKHENLSHPELDDIFAADRWARRIASSFMME, from the coding sequence TTGAAAAAGTTAGCCATCTTAGGTTCAACAGGCTCCATTGGAACTAGTTCACTGGACGTGATCCGTCAGCATCGTGAGGAGTTTCAAGTGGTGGCGTTGGCTGCTGGTACGAATATTACCATCTTGATGGAGCAAATTAAGGAGTTCCAACCAGAGCTAGTCTCTGTTGCATCAGCCGAGCTTGCAACACAGTTAAGGCATTCATTACAGGAACAAGCTCTTAGCTCGCTACCAGAGATCCATTATGGCGACGAGGGCCTTATCGCTGTTGCTACACATCCAGCTGCCGAAGTGGTTGTCACGGCTGTTGTAGGAACCATGGGATTACGCCCAACCTTAGCAGCAATACGCCAAGGTAAAAACATCGCACTGGCAAATAAAGAGACCCTCGTTGCCGCAGGTCATCTTGTTATGCAAGAAGCAGAAGAACAAGGGGTTTCCGTCGTACCTGTTGATAGTGAGCATTCGGCAATTTTCCAAGTGCTTCAAGGGGAGAATCAGCGGGCAATTCAACGGATCATCCTCACTGCTTCTGGTGGAGCCTTTCGAGACCTTACAAGGGATGAGCTAGAGCATGTGACGGTAGAAGGGGCTTTGAATCATCCCAACTGGCGAATGGGAGCCAAGGTAACCATCGATTCAGCAACCATGATGAATAAAGGGTTTGAAGTGATGGAAGCCCACTGGTTTTTTAAGATGCCCTATTCACATATTGAAGTGCTTCTTCACGATGAGAGTATTATCCATTCGATGGTGGAGTTTCGTGACCAAGCAATTTTGGCCCAATTAGGGACGCCAGATATGCGTGTTCCCATTCAGTTTGCCCTCACCTACCCTGACCGACTTCCTTTAAACAGTCAATCTTTAAACTTAGCACAATTAGGGACATTGCATTTTCGTCCTATGGATTTTGATCGCTACCCTTGTATAAAATGGGCATTTGAAGTAGGTGAAATGGGTGGTACGATGCCAGCTGTCTTCAATGCTGCAAATGAGATCGCCGTCGCAAGCTTTCTTGACGGCCGAATTTCCTTCCTTTCCATAGAGAACATGATCGAAGCTGTACTGGAGAAGCATGAGAACCTCTCCCATCCAGAACTAGATGACATATTTGCAGCGGACCGATGGGCGCGGAGGATCGCATCCTCTTTCATGATGGAATGA
- a CDS encoding phosphatidate cytidylyltransferase, whose translation MLRQRVLTGIVGAIIYLSFLYLGGDWYTGLLFLLASIGFFEYARMKQVTLWSLEGLVGLFLTWYNFSPVAWRELLPFPLDTEKVLLGAILLWMLIMVLKKNQVHIDTVSYLFFGTIYIGFGFHYIAEARYLIDGFLITVMVILTIWASDIFAYFVGRAWGKHKLWPAISPKKTIEGSVGGMAGSVVILMAVVAITPISMTIVQQIALGLLISISGQLGDLMESALKRHVGVKDSGRLLPGHGGILDRCDSWLVAFPVLFLFQLL comes from the coding sequence ATGTTACGACAGCGTGTGCTAACCGGTATAGTGGGAGCCATCATCTATCTCTCTTTTTTGTATCTTGGAGGAGATTGGTATACGGGTTTACTCTTTCTCTTAGCTTCCATTGGCTTCTTTGAATACGCAAGGATGAAACAGGTTACTTTGTGGTCGTTAGAAGGTCTCGTAGGCTTATTCCTTACCTGGTATAACTTTTCACCAGTTGCATGGCGGGAATTGCTACCATTTCCATTGGATACAGAGAAAGTGCTATTAGGAGCGATTCTACTCTGGATGCTTATCATGGTCTTAAAGAAAAATCAAGTACATATTGATACGGTCTCATATTTATTTTTTGGTACAATTTATATTGGCTTTGGCTTTCATTACATTGCAGAGGCACGCTATTTAATAGATGGATTCTTGATTACAGTCATGGTGATCCTTACCATATGGGCGTCGGATATTTTTGCTTATTTTGTGGGGAGAGCATGGGGTAAGCATAAATTATGGCCTGCGATCAGCCCTAAGAAAACCATTGAAGGCTCAGTCGGAGGCATGGCAGGCTCTGTGGTTATTCTCATGGCGGTAGTTGCTATCACTCCCATCTCCATGACCATCGTGCAGCAAATTGCTTTGGGTTTATTGATCTCCATCAGTGGACAGTTAGGAGATTTAATGGAATCAGCCTTGAAACGCCATGTGGGTGTAAAAGATTCTGGTCGGCTTTTACCTGGCCATGGCGGGATTCTCGACCGCTGTGATAGTTGGCTCGTTGCATTTCCTGTACTCTTTTTGTTTCAGCTTTTATAA
- a CDS encoding PolC-type DNA polymerase III produces the protein MDEQEKQKGVSAFQHLLQFLHANLEKFPDLQQFAAWKDSRLQVEVGSATQQYDAARFLISSERSFPGELLSHIYQGVTHFLAPLSQQPIQIYFRSEEAVSLRKFMEDYWTYLLPTMEPQLNSLARLLQQVGYEVDDEQNLVRLRFPNELGIQQFEKKQSSVLLQQVIDQWANLRPKFALELAAQEDWLESWQEEREEEEKRQIEALMQQRVEENEETEEKTAPLMIGYPITGDPIPIEQIQEEAPNLIMQGMVFDQEIRTLKTGRLLLMFNLTDFTDSIQVKMFSRNKEDATLMERITNHMWVRVKGHAQDDSFSRELTVLAQDIQEITKAEPQDEAVEKRVEFHAHTQMSAMDAVVSTADLVKQAKKWGHEAIAITDHAVLQAFPEAYLTAKKLGGIKIIYGVEANLINDSVDIVMNPQPRSLSEDIYVVFDVETTGLSVVKNRIIELAGVKMKEGQVIDRFETFINPHQTIPDNIQQLTSITNEMVADAPELSTVIRDFALFVGDATLVAHNARFDMGFIQAAAKEVGIESFNQPVLDTLQLARLLFPDLKNHKLNTLTDKFNVKLENHHRAVDDSEATGYVLYALLKAAIDERHVTQLDQLNQLVGLDLKNTRPFHCNIYALNKKGLKNLYKLISMSHIQYFHRVPLIPRSQLQALREGLLVISGCDDGELFETVLNKSVEEAEGVAHFYDVLEIQPPANYLHLVDKGLVQSVHHLEQAMATICSIGEKLGKPVIATGNVHYLRPVDKIYRDILIHGITGFSPLKKQRKPDVHFKTTTEMLNDFQFLGEEKAYETVVTNTRQLAQRFEEIQIIPDDLYTPRIEGSEEEIREMSYAHAKAMYGDPLPEIVEKRLEKELHSIISNGFSVIYLIAQKLVKKSIDDGYLVGSRGSVGSSFVATMTGITEVNPLPPHYICPQCQHSIWFTKGEYGSGFDLPDQDCPQCGTRMKGEGHDIPFETFLGFKGDKVPDIDLNFSGDYQPQAHNYTKVLFGEDYVYRAGTIGTVAEKTAYGYVKKYEEEYGKHYRKAEVARLASGCAGAKRSTGQHPGGIIVVPDYMDIHDFCPIQYPADDLNSEWRTTHYDFHSIHDNVLKLDILGHDDPTVIRMLQDLTGIDPKTIPVHDEKVISIFSSTEALGVTPEQIRSNVGTLGLPEFGTRFVRQMLEDTNPSTFAELVQISGLSHGTDVWLNNAQDLVRSGIPLKQLVCCRDDIMIYLISRGLEPSLAFKIMEAVRKGRGLQPEWIDEMKVHDVPDWYVGSCQKIKYMFPKAHATAYVLMAFRIAYFKVYYPIYYYATYFSVRADEFDVPLVRLGSSAIRKRIEEIEQKGNEASPKEKGLLTALEVALEMCERGFSFSNIDLYRSDATRFIVDGNALIPPFNVLPGIGTNVAINLANAAKEGEFLSKEDLQQRSRASKAVVELLDQFGCLEGLPDSNQLSLF, from the coding sequence ATGGATGAACAGGAGAAACAAAAAGGGGTCAGTGCATTTCAGCATCTACTACAGTTTTTGCATGCGAACTTAGAGAAATTTCCAGACCTCCAACAATTTGCAGCCTGGAAGGATAGCCGATTACAGGTGGAGGTAGGAAGTGCAACACAGCAATATGATGCAGCAAGATTTTTGATATCGTCAGAGCGGAGTTTTCCTGGTGAATTACTCTCTCACATCTATCAAGGCGTCACCCATTTTCTAGCCCCCCTCTCTCAGCAGCCCATTCAGATCTATTTTCGTAGTGAAGAAGCCGTTTCACTACGAAAATTTATGGAGGATTACTGGACGTACTTACTTCCCACCATGGAGCCACAATTAAACTCCTTAGCACGTCTGCTCCAACAGGTTGGATATGAGGTTGATGATGAACAAAATCTTGTTCGCTTGCGCTTTCCTAATGAGCTAGGCATCCAGCAATTTGAGAAGAAGCAATCTTCTGTGTTGCTACAGCAGGTCATTGACCAATGGGCCAACCTACGTCCCAAATTTGCTCTTGAACTAGCGGCACAGGAGGATTGGTTGGAATCTTGGCAGGAAGAACGGGAGGAAGAGGAGAAGCGGCAGATCGAAGCATTGATGCAGCAACGAGTTGAAGAGAATGAAGAGACAGAGGAGAAGACAGCCCCATTAATGATCGGATATCCCATCACCGGAGATCCCATTCCAATTGAGCAGATTCAAGAGGAAGCTCCCAATTTAATTATGCAAGGAATGGTCTTTGATCAAGAGATTCGCACCTTGAAAACCGGACGCTTACTGCTCATGTTTAATTTGACAGATTTCACCGACTCCATTCAGGTCAAGATGTTCTCCCGCAATAAAGAGGATGCAACATTGATGGAACGGATCACCAACCATATGTGGGTGAGAGTGAAAGGGCATGCACAGGATGATAGCTTTAGTCGTGAGCTAACCGTATTAGCACAGGATATCCAAGAAATCACGAAGGCTGAACCACAAGATGAGGCCGTAGAGAAGCGGGTGGAGTTTCATGCCCATACACAGATGAGTGCCATGGATGCCGTTGTCTCTACAGCTGATTTGGTCAAGCAGGCGAAAAAATGGGGTCACGAGGCCATCGCGATTACCGACCACGCTGTGCTACAAGCCTTCCCAGAGGCGTATCTTACAGCGAAGAAGCTAGGTGGAATTAAGATTATCTATGGGGTGGAAGCCAATCTAATCAATGATAGTGTGGATATTGTGATGAACCCCCAGCCCCGATCACTCTCTGAGGATATCTATGTGGTCTTCGATGTGGAGACTACAGGTCTATCGGTGGTAAAGAATCGAATTATTGAGCTGGCTGGCGTGAAGATGAAGGAGGGGCAGGTTATCGATCGCTTTGAAACCTTCATCAATCCACATCAAACCATTCCAGATAACATTCAGCAGCTCACTTCCATCACCAATGAGATGGTAGCTGATGCACCGGAATTATCCACGGTGATCCGTGATTTTGCTCTGTTTGTTGGTGATGCAACATTGGTAGCTCACAATGCACGCTTTGATATGGGCTTTATTCAGGCAGCTGCCAAAGAAGTAGGAATAGAGTCCTTCAATCAACCGGTATTGGATACACTACAGTTAGCACGCTTACTCTTTCCTGATCTAAAAAATCATAAATTGAATACCTTGACGGATAAATTTAATGTGAAGCTTGAGAATCATCACCGTGCTGTAGACGACTCAGAAGCTACAGGCTATGTGCTTTATGCTCTCTTAAAGGCAGCCATCGATGAACGTCATGTAACTCAGCTAGATCAATTAAATCAGCTCGTAGGTTTGGATTTAAAAAATACCCGACCCTTCCATTGTAATATTTATGCCCTTAATAAAAAGGGACTGAAAAATCTTTACAAGCTGATCTCCATGTCTCATATCCAATATTTTCATCGGGTTCCACTCATTCCACGGAGTCAGCTCCAAGCACTACGCGAGGGGCTTCTAGTCATCTCCGGCTGTGATGATGGGGAGCTATTCGAAACCGTTCTGAATAAAAGTGTGGAAGAGGCAGAGGGTGTTGCCCATTTCTATGATGTTTTGGAGATTCAACCTCCTGCCAACTATCTACACTTGGTGGATAAAGGACTGGTACAGAGTGTCCATCATCTTGAACAGGCTATGGCTACCATCTGCTCCATTGGCGAAAAATTGGGTAAGCCCGTGATTGCAACGGGGAATGTGCACTATCTACGCCCTGTGGATAAAATTTATCGCGATATTTTGATTCATGGGATCACAGGGTTTAGTCCGTTGAAGAAGCAACGTAAACCAGATGTTCACTTCAAAACCACCACAGAAATGCTGAACGATTTTCAGTTCCTTGGCGAAGAGAAAGCCTATGAAACTGTGGTCACTAATACTCGTCAATTGGCACAGCGTTTTGAGGAAATTCAGATTATCCCAGATGATCTATATACACCGCGGATTGAAGGCTCGGAAGAGGAGATCAGGGAGATGAGCTATGCTCATGCAAAGGCGATGTATGGAGATCCTCTGCCTGAAATTGTTGAGAAGCGTTTGGAAAAGGAACTCCATAGTATTATTAGCAATGGCTTCTCCGTTATCTATCTCATCGCACAAAAGCTGGTAAAAAAATCAATCGATGATGGCTATCTCGTTGGCTCTCGTGGTTCAGTAGGCTCCTCCTTCGTAGCAACGATGACAGGAATCACTGAGGTGAATCCTTTACCGCCTCACTACATCTGTCCCCAATGTCAGCATAGTATCTGGTTTACAAAAGGGGAGTATGGTAGTGGCTTTGATTTACCTGATCAGGATTGTCCACAATGTGGCACAAGGATGAAAGGCGAAGGCCATGATATTCCCTTTGAAACCTTCTTGGGCTTCAAAGGGGATAAGGTGCCTGATATTGACTTGAATTTTTCTGGGGACTATCAGCCTCAAGCCCATAATTATACAAAGGTGTTATTTGGTGAGGATTATGTTTATCGTGCAGGTACCATTGGCACCGTAGCAGAAAAAACCGCCTATGGCTATGTAAAAAAATATGAAGAGGAATACGGTAAGCATTATCGGAAAGCGGAGGTTGCTCGCCTAGCTAGCGGCTGTGCAGGAGCAAAACGGAGCACAGGACAGCATCCAGGGGGGATCATTGTCGTTCCTGATTATATGGATATTCATGATTTTTGTCCCATCCAGTATCCCGCTGATGATTTGAATTCAGAGTGGCGAACCACCCATTATGATTTCCACTCCATACACGATAATGTCTTGAAGCTGGATATCCTCGGTCATGATGATCCTACGGTGATTCGGATGCTTCAGGATCTGACGGGGATCGATCCCAAAACCATCCCTGTCCATGATGAGAAGGTGATCTCCATCTTCTCTAGTACCGAGGCCTTGGGAGTTACACCTGAGCAGATTCGGAGTAATGTAGGAACATTGGGACTCCCTGAATTTGGAACGCGCTTTGTTCGTCAGATGTTGGAGGATACTAATCCTTCCACCTTTGCAGAGTTGGTGCAGATTTCGGGACTTTCTCATGGTACCGATGTCTGGTTAAATAATGCCCAGGATTTAGTTCGCTCAGGCATTCCCTTGAAGCAATTGGTTTGCTGTCGTGATGATATTATGATCTATCTGATCAGTCGTGGTTTGGAACCCTCCTTGGCCTTTAAGATCATGGAAGCAGTCCGGAAGGGGAGAGGACTACAACCAGAGTGGATCGATGAGATGAAGGTCCATGATGTACCTGACTGGTATGTAGGTTCATGCCAAAAGATCAAATATATGTTCCCGAAGGCACATGCCACAGCCTATGTCTTAATGGCATTTCGGATCGCATACTTTAAGGTATATTATCCTATTTACTACTATGCTACCTATTTCTCTGTTCGTGCCGATGAGTTTGATGTTCCCCTTGTAAGATTGGGATCCTCTGCCATTCGGAAGCGAATTGAAGAGATTGAACAGAAGGGGAATGAAGCTTCACCGAAAGAGAAGGGGCTCTTAACAGCATTGGAAGTAGCCCTTGAAATGTGTGAGCGGGGCTTTAGCTTTAGTAATATTGATCTATATCGCTCCGATGCAACACGTTTCATTGTGGACGGGAACGCCTTAATACCTCCATTCAATGTGCTTCCAGGCATCGGAACCAACGTGGCCATCAACCTAGCCAATGCCGCAAAGGAAGGGGAATTTCTCTCCAAGGAGGATTTGCAGCAACGAAGTCGCGCATCCAAAGCAGTGGTAGAATTACTGGATCAGTTTGGTTGCTTAGAAGGCTTACCTGATTCCAATCAATTATCCCTATTTTAG
- the frr gene encoding ribosome recycling factor — MSDAIKNEMKSRMQKTVEALKKELVTVRAGRANPALLDKVMVDYYGSLTPLKQLANIATPEPRLLTVQPYDKSALANMEKAILKAELGLTPTNDGNMIRIAIPALTEERRRELVKQVKKYGEESKVVIRNIRRDANDALKKLEKDGEISEDDSRRLQDEVQKETDQYIKQLDDVVANKEKEILEV; from the coding sequence ATGTCAGATGCGATTAAGAACGAGATGAAGTCTCGGATGCAAAAAACCGTTGAAGCATTGAAGAAGGAATTGGTTACTGTACGGGCAGGTCGGGCAAATCCAGCTCTTTTAGATAAAGTGATGGTGGATTATTATGGTTCACTTACTCCCTTAAAGCAATTGGCCAATATTGCAACTCCAGAGCCTCGCCTTCTCACTGTACAGCCCTATGATAAATCAGCATTGGCGAATATGGAGAAAGCGATTCTTAAGGCTGAGTTAGGATTAACACCCACCAATGATGGAAATATGATTCGCATCGCCATTCCAGCGTTAACAGAAGAACGTCGGCGTGAGTTGGTGAAGCAAGTGAAGAAATACGGCGAAGAGTCCAAGGTTGTGATTCGTAATATTCGTCGTGATGCTAATGATGCACTTAAGAAACTGGAAAAGGATGGCGAAATTAGTGAGGATGATTCTCGCCGTCTTCAGGATGAGGTACAGAAGGAGACCGATCAATACATCAAGCAGTTGGATGATGTGGTTGCTAACAAAGAAAAGGAAATATTGGAAGTATAA
- a CDS encoding isoprenyl transferase yields MWKNWRQLVQGAQKTKKTEEQKGTEILSPSAHVPAHVAIIMDGNGRWAKERSLPRIMGHRQGMQTVKRIVRKADAMGIKILTLYAFSTENWKRPKDEVDYLMSLPQEYLATELDELIQRNVQIRMVGKEERIPSSTLEAIVTAREKTKENTGLILNFALNYGGRNEIIDAVQQIATLIQDKQLTIDEITEENFSHFLYTANLPDPDLLIRTSGELRISNFMLWQLAYTELWFTDCYWPDFTEDDLEEAVRAYQGRSRRFGAITGGRS; encoded by the coding sequence ATGTGGAAGAATTGGCGTCAGCTCGTTCAAGGAGCTCAGAAGACTAAGAAAACAGAAGAACAAAAAGGAACAGAGATTTTGTCGCCGTCTGCACATGTACCTGCTCACGTGGCGATCATTATGGATGGCAATGGTCGCTGGGCAAAAGAACGAAGTCTCCCTCGTATTATGGGACATCGTCAAGGCATGCAGACCGTTAAGCGCATCGTCCGCAAAGCAGATGCAATGGGAATCAAGATCTTAACACTCTATGCTTTTTCTACGGAGAATTGGAAGAGACCGAAGGATGAGGTAGACTATTTAATGTCCTTACCACAGGAGTATTTAGCAACGGAGTTGGACGAACTTATCCAACGCAATGTCCAAATCAGGATGGTAGGAAAAGAAGAACGAATTCCTTCATCAACACTTGAAGCGATTGTTACTGCCAGGGAGAAAACCAAAGAAAATACGGGACTCATATTGAATTTTGCCTTAAATTATGGTGGCCGTAACGAGATCATCGATGCAGTACAACAGATCGCCACCTTAATTCAAGATAAACAGTTAACCATCGATGAGATCACAGAAGAGAATTTTTCTCATTTTCTTTATACAGCCAATCTCCCTGATCCTGATCTTCTTATCCGTACCAGTGGAGAACTGCGAATTAGCAATTTTATGCTGTGGCAATTGGCTTATACAGAACTCTGGTTTACTGATTGCTATTGGCCTGACTTTACTGAAGATGATTTAGAGGAGGCAGTGCGTGCATACCAAGGAAGGTCCCGACGTTTTGGCGCCATTACAGGGGGGAGGAGTTAA
- the rimP gene encoding ribosome maturation factor RimP, giving the protein MNKKVLTITEQLALPILEKEGLELVEIEFKKEGSNWFLRLFIDKEGGVDIDDCGRVSEQLSKRLDEVNPIPQAYFLEVSSPGAERPLRKPKDFERAIDHYVHISLYEPISGAKEWEGYLRKYEDDSITVEVEQEMLTFPMTKVAKARLAILF; this is encoded by the coding sequence GTGAATAAAAAGGTGTTAACCATCACTGAACAGTTAGCCCTCCCCATCTTAGAAAAGGAAGGCTTAGAATTGGTAGAGATTGAATTTAAAAAAGAAGGAAGTAACTGGTTCTTACGCCTCTTTATCGATAAGGAAGGCGGTGTAGACATTGATGATTGTGGCAGGGTAAGCGAGCAGCTGAGCAAGCGCTTAGATGAAGTGAATCCCATTCCCCAAGCCTACTTCCTTGAAGTCTCATCACCTGGTGCCGAGCGACCATTACGGAAACCCAAAGATTTTGAACGGGCCATTGATCATTATGTACATATTAGCTTATATGAGCCAATCTCTGGTGCGAAGGAATGGGAAGGATATCTGCGAAAATATGAAGACGATAGCATCACTGTGGAAGTTGAACAGGAAATGCTTACGTTTCCAATGACTAAGGTGGCAAAAGCCCGTCTTGCAATTCTTTTTTAA